A genomic region of Ammospiza nelsoni isolate bAmmNel1 chromosome 3, bAmmNel1.pri, whole genome shotgun sequence contains the following coding sequences:
- the LOC132071212 gene encoding uncharacterized protein LOC132071212 isoform X1: MYLFLLSILPLLLKVTGTKDVIFGYNNFTEYQVGNMNLILSVPHGGSLEPKDIPDREAACWDEKTSSCIFSHDCPPGSIQNAVKCKVSTKQDRYTIEVAQALAEEINKITGGFFPHIIINHLQRFKMDANREKEEASFGIPQAEQAWEDYMGFLTTAKSQMSGGLILDIHGQAHPERWIELGYTLSKTSLNSGVFSASDSSISHLASQLVNVSSEILVSGNRSLGKYIEGQNKSYVCVPSPSNPSPNNGSYYSGGYITKTFGSRSSGTIDAIQLELPQWVRAAEERHRFCKALARAVMKFWQANYCSQQKHNLLPC, from the coding sequence atgtatttattccTCCTTTCCATTTTACCTTTGCTTTTGAAAGTCACTGGCACCAAAGATGTTATATTTGGTTACAATAATTTCACAGAATATCAAGTGGGCAACATGAACCTCATTCTCTCTGTCCCACATGGTGGGTCACTGGAACCTAAAGACATCCCTGATCGAGAGGCCGCCTGTTGGGATGAGAAGACATCCTCTTGTATTTTCTCTCATGACTGTCCTCCTGGAAGTATTCaaaatgctgtgaaatgcaaagtGTCTACCAAACAAGACAGGTATACTATAGAGGTGGCTCAGGCTCTTGCTGAAGAAATCAACAAAATTACTGGTGGCTTCTTCCCACATATCATCATAAATCACCTACAGAGGTTCAAGATGGATGCTaacagggaaaaggaagaagccTCCTTTGGAATTCCCCAAGCAGAACAGGCCTGGGAGGACTATATGGGATTTTTGACCACTGCAAAATCACAGATGTCAGGGGGCCTAATTCTGGATATCCATGGACAAGCACATCCTGAAAGGTGGATAGAACTAGGTTACACACTTTCAAAAACGTCCCTTAACTCGGGTGTCTTTTCTGCATCGGATTCCTCAATTAGCCATCTGGCCAGTCAGCTGGTCAATGTGTCTTCTGAGATTTTGGTTTCAGGGAACAGAAGTTTGGGTAAATATATTGAAGGACAAAATAAGAGTTATGTCTGTGTGCCTTCTCCATCCAATCCTAGCCCAAATAATGGAAGCTATTATAGTGGTGGGTACATAACAAAGACTTTTGGTTCCCGGAGTTCTGGCACCATTGATGCCATTCAGCTTGAGCTGCCCCAGTGGGTGAGGGCAGCTGAAGAGCGTCACAGATTTTGTAAAGCCCTGGCAAGGGCTGTAATGAAATTCTGGCAAGCTAACTACTGTAGCCAGCAGAAACACAATCTTCTGCCATGCTGA
- the LOC132071212 gene encoding uncharacterized protein LOC132071212 isoform X2, giving the protein MNLILSVPHGGSLEPKDIPDREAACWDEKTSSCIFSHDCPPGSIQNAVKCKVSTKQDRYTIEVAQALAEEINKITGGFFPHIIINHLQRFKMDANREKEEASFGIPQAEQAWEDYMGFLTTAKSQMSGGLILDIHGQAHPERWIELGYTLSKTSLNSGVFSASDSSISHLASQLVNVSSEILVSGNRSLGKYIEGQNKSYVCVPSPSNPSPNNGSYYSGGYITKTFGSRSSGTIDAIQLELPQWVRAAEERHRFCKALARAVMKFWQANYCSQQKHNLLPC; this is encoded by the coding sequence ATGAACCTCATTCTCTCTGTCCCACATGGTGGGTCACTGGAACCTAAAGACATCCCTGATCGAGAGGCCGCCTGTTGGGATGAGAAGACATCCTCTTGTATTTTCTCTCATGACTGTCCTCCTGGAAGTATTCaaaatgctgtgaaatgcaaagtGTCTACCAAACAAGACAGGTATACTATAGAGGTGGCTCAGGCTCTTGCTGAAGAAATCAACAAAATTACTGGTGGCTTCTTCCCACATATCATCATAAATCACCTACAGAGGTTCAAGATGGATGCTaacagggaaaaggaagaagccTCCTTTGGAATTCCCCAAGCAGAACAGGCCTGGGAGGACTATATGGGATTTTTGACCACTGCAAAATCACAGATGTCAGGGGGCCTAATTCTGGATATCCATGGACAAGCACATCCTGAAAGGTGGATAGAACTAGGTTACACACTTTCAAAAACGTCCCTTAACTCGGGTGTCTTTTCTGCATCGGATTCCTCAATTAGCCATCTGGCCAGTCAGCTGGTCAATGTGTCTTCTGAGATTTTGGTTTCAGGGAACAGAAGTTTGGGTAAATATATTGAAGGACAAAATAAGAGTTATGTCTGTGTGCCTTCTCCATCCAATCCTAGCCCAAATAATGGAAGCTATTATAGTGGTGGGTACATAACAAAGACTTTTGGTTCCCGGAGTTCTGGCACCATTGATGCCATTCAGCTTGAGCTGCCCCAGTGGGTGAGGGCAGCTGAAGAGCGTCACAGATTTTGTAAAGCCCTGGCAAGGGCTGTAATGAAATTCTGGCAAGCTAACTACTGTAGCCAGCAGAAACACAATCTTCTGCCATGCTGA
- the EXO1 gene encoding exonuclease 1, translating to MGIQGLLQFIKEAAEPSHVKKYKGMAVAVDTYCWLHKGAYACAEKLARGEPTDIYVVFCMKLVHMLLSFGIKPILVFDGCTLPSKKEVEKARRERRQASLLKGKQLLQEGRLSEARECFGRSINITHAMAHEVIKAARAQGVDCIVAPYEADAQLAYLNKIGMVQAIITEDSDLLAFGCKKVFLKIDKFGNGLEIDQTRLGNCKQLGNVFTEEKFRYMCILSGCDYLPSIHGIGLAKACKLLKLANNPDIIKVIKKMGQYLKMNITVPEEYIQGFTRANNTFLYQLVFDPVHRKLVPLNAYEDDIDPETLTYAGRHVGDDAAFQIAIGNVDINTMEQIDNYNPDTAQPVQQRSCGWNDRHDNHVNSIWSREYKFGPTEDPAPPKIHFPEKPLTKGMEKIISVKGLKLAGKELLSKRPRSDSEEVSDGDLLKQYSFSKTKRIKKEDDNGGQAQKNVSAIQTLDSPAVSITQENTNSLPRVRNKFASFLQKKNKEKDAVIIPGTRSRFFCNGADMFDSRAKKEAGDLSQDAEQDCQKQETKHVAEDISRFSETEKSSWTIFTPPGKMQKSCSQGFSSLKSNSGNLGLPHTVFSQQFHQQRNNCIVSQEDQINVAVCNESEEESSPLIELEQSSQSHGSSGPSECSLESSEILQVSNKQESDSSSKLNDDQCSLSMPFSAVQTNKKNTIIKTKVPGLRKSSNIKSHMVTKLKPLIPAKVSGLSRKLSPVQKKKDCDTENKLGLQSTLGELWKSFQFKREYEKLPSCRKSDPLSPIKDNIQLTPETEEEIFNRLEHSHVQRAIFQ from the exons ATGGGCATCCAGGGCCTGCTCCAGTTTATCAAGGAGGCTGCCGAGCCTTCCCACGTGAAGAAATACAAAGGAATGGCGGTAGCTGTGGACACCTACTGCTGGCTGCACAAGGGCGCCTATGCTTGTGCCGAGAAGCTGGCCCGGGGGGAGCCCACGGATAT TTATGTAGTTTTCTGTATGAAACTTGTTCATATGCTCCTCTCATTTGGAATTAAACCAATTTTGGTATTTGATGGATGTACCCTACCCTCTAAGAAGGAAGTGGAAAAGGCACGACGAGA gAGGCGTCAAGCCAGTCTTCTGAAGGGAAAACAATTATTGCAGGAAGGGAGACTGTCAGAGGCTAGAGAATGTTTTGGGCGAAGTATAAATATTACCCATGCTATGGCTCATGAAGTTATTAAA GCTGCACGGGCCCAGGGAGTTGATTGTATTGTTGCTCCTTATGAAGCTGATGCTCAGCTGGCTTATCTTAATAAGATTGGCATGGTTCAAGCTATAATTACGGAAGACTCTGATCTTTTAGCTTTTGGATGTAAAAAG GTGTTTCTGAAAATCGACAAGTTTGGAAATGGACTAGAGATAGATCAAACTCGACTGGGAAACTGCAAGCAGCTTGGAAATGTATTTACAGAAGAGAAATTCCGCTACATGTGTATTCTTTCTGGTTGTGACTACCTCCCTTCAATTCATGGAATTGGGTTAGCTAAAGCATGCAAGTTACTAAAATTAGCCAACAATCCAGATATTATAAAG GTTATCAAGAAAATGGGGCAGTACTTGAAGATGAATATAACGGTACCAGAAGAATACATACAGGGTTTTACGCGAGCTAATAATACATTCCTGTATCAGTTAGTTTTTGATCCTGTGCACAGAAAATTAGTTCCTCTGAATGCATATGAAGATGATATTGATCCAGAAACACTAACTTATGCAGGACG ACATGTTGGTGATGATGCTGCTTTTCAAATTGCTATTGGCAATGTTGATATCAATACTATGGAACAAATTGATAATTATAACCCTGACACAGCACAG CCTGTGCAgcagagaagttgtggctggAATGACCGACATGATAATCATGTCAATAGCATTTGGAGCAGAGAGTACAAGTTTGGCCCAACTGAAGATCCTGCTCCTCCTAAAATACACTTCCCAGAGAAACCATTAACCAAAGGCATGGAGAAAATAATTAGTGTTAAAGGACTAAAGCTTGCAGGCAAAGAGCTCTTGTCAAAAAGGCCAAGGAGTG ATTCAGAAGAAGTCTCAGATGGAGATCTGTTGAAGCAATATtcattttcaaaaacaaaaagaatcaAGAAGGAGGATGATAATGGCGGTCAAGCACAAAAGAATGTATCAGCAATACAAACCCTTGATTCTCCAGCAGTTTCCATCACTCAAGAAAACACTAACTCCCTACCCAGAGTTAGAAATaaatttgcttcatttttacaaaagaaaaacaaagagaaggatGCTGTAATTATTCCAGGAACAAGAAGCAG gTTTTTCTGCAATGGTGCAGATATGTTTGACAGTAGAGCAAAGAAGGAAGCCGGTGATCTAAGTCAGGATGCTGAGCAGGACTGCCagaaacaggaaacaaaacatgTAGCTGAAGATATTTCTAGgttttcagaaactgaaaaatcatCATGGACTATCTTTACACCTCctggaaaaatgcagaaaagttGTTCCCAGGGGTTTAGCAGCCTCAAAAGTAACTCAGGAAATCTTGGTCTACCTCACACTGTATTTTCACAGCAGTTTCACCAACAGAGAAACAACTGCATTGTATCCCAGGAAGATCAGATTAATGTGGCGGTGTGTAATGAATCGGAGGAAGAGTCCTCCCCCTTAATAGAACTGGAACAGTCATCACAGTCTCATGGGTCTTCTGGGCCATCAGAATGCAGTTTGGAGTCTTCAGAAATCCTGCAAGTGTCCAACAAACAG GAATCTGATTCTAGTTCAAAACTGAATGATGATCAGTGTTCTCTGTCTATGCCATTTTCTGCTGttcaaactaacaaaaaaaatacaatcaTAAAGACCAAG GTTCCTGGATTACGTAAATCCAGTAATATAAAGTCACATATGGTAACAAAGCTCAAGCCATTGATACCAGCTAAAGTAAGTGGACTAAGCAGGAAACTGTCACCTGTGCAGAAGAAAAAGGACTGTGATACTGAAAATAAGCTGGGGCTGCAATCCACTCTTGGAGAACTCTGGAAAAGCTTCCAATTTAAAAG AGAGTATGAAAAACTTCCTTCTTGTAGAAAGTCAGATCCTTTGTCTCCAATCAAAGATAATATACAGCTCACTccagaaacagaagaagaaatctTTAATCGTCTGGAACATAGTCATGTTCAAAGAGCTATATTCCAATGA